Below is a genomic region from Argiope bruennichi chromosome 11, qqArgBrue1.1, whole genome shotgun sequence.
acataacatttatataataatttagtattatAGAAGATTTGtataataacttattatttattaaacacaaactatttttaaagcataatgtACATgtataacaattttgaaatgaaaaattccatgAAACCttaacaattatcttacaaaacaTTTCAGTATGattacatcaaaaaatattagaagtaaTATTCTTCcagttatttaaaactttttttgtggtTCCTATCATGATCATAATAATGCTAGGGTATCAGAATCAATGctgataaatacaaaaaaaacatgaattatatGGAAGTAAAGAACATTAAAAGTTACTGAAATATAATATTGCCAGAactattatttagtattatttttaaaaatttaatcactttttttaaaaatcatcaaatgaaACACAATTTGTTTTACACACCTCAGCAAGCAATTTTCCTAATCCTTTTCCTTGCAAGCTTTCAGGTACAATTGTATGCTCCAACTCAATTTTTGAAGGAGACAATACTCGATATTGAAGAACAGCTTTCTCTGAATTAATTACAGAACTATcagtacaataaaataatatgcatttttaatagaaaagaatttcaaagcaGATTAAAGCAGATGATAACAAAAACTATCAGATACATTCTACAAAAtatatgctacattttttttttttttttttgtggacaaaaatttgaaatatgctttGTCTGTTAATTGATGAAAACatccataattaattaattaaccaatttttatttgcaattagtCAAAATTTCATGGGATGACAATGCAgctcattttttagaaatttaactttgatttataaTTACACTAAGCTCAGTTAGAAAGAAAATGATACTAAGTAAGAtttctaacattaatttttaaaaaacaaaaaaaggaaatattttataaaaaacattttattttatttaaaaaaattcttgcagcAAAAACTAatagattttgaagaaaacttcAATTTTTCTACTTTGAAGTGACCTAATATCTTCAAACAATCCATCTATCTTTTTTGCATTCATAGattaataagaaaagtttttaattaattgtcattaaatttacagtaaaatctttttaatgactCATAGTATTTGTAaccaaaattggaataaaatctacagataatttaaatttttataacatataatttatgtactttattgctatttattttgattatcaagattttattcaaatcaaattttttaatattcttaataactattaaatcagttaatttttataaaggagATTTTGTTATCCAAATTCTCAAAAGTAAAACATATATACATTAGGTTCTTTAGAAAATGACTTATCTTCACAATCTAAAGAATAATACACTTTTAAGATAAAACAACCAGATCTGTCTCTcactacaattaaaaaattattttaaaagtatgaatgtattctcataaataagaaaaattcaaaataatattaaaacaaataaaagcatggaattattttattaagatatagGGGAAAAATACACAGATTAATATCTGTAATTTTGAATGGTGACAAGCATGTGTAGTTTGAAATTTGTTGTTTTCAGTTTAATTCAGGGGTTAAAATTAGCAACAGCAATTTGGCGTATGGCTTAGCATTTAATGAAAGTAcactagaaaatattattttcttaaatacgcATACACAAAAATAACACGAGTAAAAACTGAACATAtagttttatcataattttaataagtggTACTTTAACTTGACTCATGCATTTCGGCAATACCTGTTAAAAAAACATTGCAGTAAAATAGGCATTGGttttagaaaaagatataaaaaacaaaaataatagccaaaattttatacatattttttaaaataaaattcaaacagaaaaGTAGTTTTATTTCAGATTCATATGATAAAGAGCTACAATTTGCCAATGCCCATTGactctttttatgtatttaaaatgctttgtgcACAAGAGTTCAAGAGAAAGCTACTAAACAGAATgctaatttaacaaaattaaacattttgtgaaagtatgaaattaaaattactaaccAGAAGATACATTTATATATACTAGGTGCACCCCTCTTTCAAAATctggaattattctttaaatgggTAATGTCACATagcaataaaaaagaacaaaagaaatatgAGATTTTGGATGGCTTTGGAAACTATTTCAAAAAGTTCAGGCCTATAGTTTCTACCATAATGATTAAAAGGTTTCTCATATTTATGTAAAATCGGAagagtattgtaatattttagggTATAGAGCATTTGAAGTTTCATTTCTTGTCATAAAACTTAAAggtaaatctttaattttagatgaataaaaatcttgcgacagagagagagagggaaaacCTGTTCCAGTTCCTAAAGAGAATTCTTTTAGGTTCTGATCATGTTCAACTTTGTATTGTGTAGAATACATTCGCAGTAGAGGTCCTTCCAGCTTCCTTAAATTCCTCAGCATTTTTTTTAGAGAAGTGTCAAAAGACtctgaaaaaagtaataaattaattttttacaaggtGGAATGTAACAAGAAAATActatacattaaatatatgttgttttttttttcatttcagttaaaatgtGTATCgcacaacaattttaaaatgaggaATGAACACTTTTCTGCCTACTGCATGGCATATGGTTACAATATTAAAAGCTGCATATTATAAAGAcaaatatcttcaatattaattaaaccaACAAGTACAGAGTTAGAAGTTTTCAAatagtagaattattttttataaatattagatcacagtaagaaaaaaaaaaaatgttgatcagTCATGtttattacacatttatttttgaaaacatattgataaattggtcacatatttaattattatttcagtatgaaaattatttatgtataagtaattattgaatatgtttttgctttaccttatttatatttttaatacaatttattctcCTATACATTTGTTACGTATATAAGAATTAAGTAAAATGTCTCATTTTTATgagcttttaatttatatttatgatttaaagaaTTCCTATTATTCACATTGTGTGAATATATTACAGATAATATTAGTAACTCTACATTTCCTAATACCAACACATTTTGGACCAAAATTTATCAGTTAATGCAACCGCAGAATCATGTAAGATACAAAACTTTTAGTTCCCCCATTTcactaatatatttcttttctttttaactgtCTGATTATTTCAATGTCTATCCAGTTACAAATGAATGATGAGTAGATTGACTCTTAATAGAGgaagataagaataaaaatttggtcAGTGATGGAAAGTTAACTATAGATATTGTTTTCAAACTActcaaaaaaggaagaaaaaatgtattttttgacaaaaaacttttctatttctttatcaGCAGGGATAATTGAGTTTTCAAGAACCTGCAATCTAAATGGTAGAAAATGCAATTGCACccaatttacacaaaatattgagatattcatatttgaattgattatCCATACATTTATCAGCAAATacttttattacaacaaaaattattgattaaaatttaattatcattagtAGCAGATacataaaacagataaaaaaatgctttttatttgttttaattttttgacaaaataaaaaatgcaagtgTGATTGCAATCCATATTTTGCTGAAATTCTGGCAAAATATTAACAAACaagatatcttaataaaattattaatagttttttatcctaaaatttaGTTGGCATAAGTAAGGCAAAAAAggattgttaattatatttttcttttatatttttttatcctttttttatgcTGAGAAAccaaaaagtgataaaattatgCACTTCAacagaaattacttttcaataaatatgtttaatttttgccttcTTCATGAAATGTATGTAGGAAGAAAACAATAGCATACATATGTATGAATGTATGatacatcaaatttatattctgaattacaATGAAACTACAATAATTCATCACTCTGTTTAAGTTATTGCTTTCCTTTGGTTCCAACAATGCCTCATACACAATAATGTAAATGACACAATaatgtcattaaatttaattctactaCAATAACTTATTCTCAGAAATGGTCAAACACATCTTTCTACTCCATTTGTTTTTTTCAGTCCCAAAACTTCACTTTAAGATACCCAAGAATTTATGGGCAATTTTCGATCATGCTTGCCATTTCAACAAAATACTTGTAAGGGCCCTATTGTTGTTAAACATTCCTTTCCATACAACACCTATTTTGAGGATTTAGGTTCTTGGAATTTCTCTATGCATGTGTACTATACTTCTTGTCACTAATTTTTCACAAGACACTTTTCATTGCTACTCTGTTGagtgtaaacatttttcttaactGTTCCAGAATTATGACCTCGTAGTCAATAAGCCCTGCTataaggactttttttttattattgataattataacctttttttttttttacaattatgtaTAAATCATATAGAATGTGATatacagagaaatatttttaaaatacctgtACTGTACTGTAAAAAACTGtgcattatgattaaaaaaagggAAGAGACTGACTACTTAGATTTCaacaatataataacaaataatgaaagataagaaaaaacaatgttgaaaacattatttattcttatcaatgaaaattaattataatgacaaAGAGAgatttttcaatatatcatttacaattttttagttaaacaaccaaaacttcaaaaattaaaaacaagacaaCAATTCACTGCTCgactatttaaatcattaaaaagttctTCCCATTAGCATGACAGCAATTAAATGCAAGCCAGATTTGCTTATAGTAATTTTAAGTAACTAAAAGTAAAGTTTTTCATATACTTTCTGGCATAAGATTGCTGTATTTGTGGGATTATAACGCACAACAGTTGTGCTAATTAAAAAGTATGATTTCATCgattatacaatttatatatgtCAATAATTACAATGAGAAAATCAagttaatttaaaagaacaaaaactcAATTTCCTCATACAGAATCAGTCTTACCTacagaataaatataagaattaaaatcatGCTTCAGCCaggataaaatttataacaagatCATGATTGTTTTTTTCAATGTCAAATCTTTTACCTTACTAAAAACTAGATGGATTGTTCTAACTTTAgcctttttataaatgaattcaacATGATATGTTTTATGGTTCGAAGCATAGTAAAGAAAACAAAGCAtgtgttttaagttttaaatatccTCTCCTTGATGGATGGatccaaaatttggcatatatttcTAATTCAGATAACAAAACAACAtgatagtttttactttttttaagtcaCTAGAATTGTTATATTTAGACATATGGGAATATGCAAATCAACAGTCTGTTTACccaaatcttaataaaaatacagaattttgaaaataaaataatttcctaaaatatatttttctttgagttACCTCCATATgcatatgaatttattaataaactctCCATAGACAGATTTAGTcctcattttgaaagaaatctacaattcTGGTGTAAAGacaaaattcaattacaatatttctaaGTTATTTCATTTTCGAACTACTGCATATAAAATCAGccagtattgaaaaaaaaaaaaaaatcaaattaattagagtatattctttttgtatgaacaaaaaacaaattttcattaaatataaaaaaaaacacagattaaatatgtaatttgccATTACTGTGATCCTTTATcccaagaaattaattcaattttaattgcataattttatagcttataaacattatatatataaacacatatttttggaCAGTTTCATGGCTGAAGACAAAAGAGACACTTCGACTTTTTAAACTTTGCTTTATTCCATCCGTGGCATAATTTATGTGGAAGTGTGGACAAACTTGTGTCCATTCACAAGCAATAAAAGagcataaaaacataaaaagaacgaaaaggacaaaaatatttatcctcaGTCCTTATATACCATAAGAtcctgatagggatttctttacacgtatcaatttaggatag
It encodes:
- the LOC129957263 gene encoding protein NATD1-like isoform X1, with protein sequence MESFDTSLKKMLRNLRKLEGPLLRMYSTQYKVEHDQNLKEFSLGTGTEKAVLQYRVLSPSKIELEHTIVPESLQGKGLGKLLAEAALEYALDKKLTVKVTCVFVQKYIEKNPKPEFNAVLDH
- the LOC129957263 gene encoding protein NATD1-like isoform X2: MLRNLRKLEGPLLRMYSTQYKVEHDQNLKEFSLGTGTEKAVLQYRVLSPSKIELEHTIVPESLQGKGLGKLLAEAALEYALDKKLTVKVTCVFVQKYIEKNPKPEFNAVLDH